Proteins encoded by one window of Nocardia goodfellowii:
- a CDS encoding PH domain-containing protein gives MPVVRMWRREQPAAAAPEWDLEVRPRRSVRTAWVCATVLVVVFTIGGVWLRSGSTGVNFRTVDQFAMIGVGLLLAAGVLMLTRPRLRVGPRGVSVRNVLGDNLFRWEHILGVSFPDRKSWARLVLVDDEYVPLLAIRANDKAHAAQAMDRLRELGAQYTAEKP, from the coding sequence ATGCCGGTCGTGCGTATGTGGCGTCGTGAGCAACCGGCCGCGGCCGCGCCGGAGTGGGATCTCGAGGTGCGTCCGCGTCGCTCGGTCCGCACCGCGTGGGTCTGCGCGACCGTGCTGGTCGTGGTCTTCACCATCGGCGGAGTCTGGCTGCGCTCCGGCTCCACCGGCGTGAACTTCCGGACCGTCGATCAGTTCGCCATGATCGGCGTCGGTCTGCTCCTGGCGGCCGGTGTCCTGATGCTGACCCGCCCACGGCTGCGGGTGGGCCCGCGGGGCGTCTCGGTCCGGAATGTCCTCGGCGACAACCTTTTCCGCTGGGAGCACATCCTCGGCGTCTCGTTCCCCGACCGGAAATCGTGGGCCCGCCTCGTACTCGTCGACGACGAGTACGTACCACTGCTCGCCATCCGCGCCAACGACAAGGCGCACGCCGCGCAGGCGATGGATCGCCTGCGCGAGCTCGGTGCGCAGTACACCGCCGAGAAGCCCTAG